Below is a genomic region from Spiroplasma endosymbiont of Dioctria linearis.
CAAATCATTTCAATTTACCGGGAGCAAAAGAAGCTATTGAATCAGGTTGATTAATCGATTCAACAGGAGCATTGGCACTTCCTAAAATTCCAAAAGAATTAGTTATTATTGGTGGAGGAGTTATAGGAATTGAATTTGCTTGTGTTTATAAGAGATTAGGAACAAAAGTTACAGTTTTACAATTCTTACCAACAATTTTAGAAATGTTAGATAGTGATGTTTCAAAAGAAATGACAAAAGAGTTATTGTCTAGAGGAAATTTAGAAATCATTTATGGAGTTAATACAAAATCTTTTGGTAAAAAAGAAGTAGTTTATGAAAAAGATGGTAAAGAATATAAAATTAAAGCGGATTATTGTTTACAATCAGTTGGACGTAAAGTTATAACTGAGGGATTTGATAAAATTGGTTTAGAAATGAATGAACGAGGTCACATCAATGTAAATGAATATTGTGAAACAAATATTGATGGAGTTTATTCAATTGGTGATGTTACAGGAAAAATGATGTTAGCCCATGTTGCTTCTCACCAAGGTATTATTGCAGCAAATAGAATCGCAAAGAGATTAGGTAGTGAACATGCTGAAGATTTAACTATGAACTTTGATAGAGTTCCAAGTTGTATTTATACTTATCCAGAAGTTGCTTGTGTTGGTAAAACAGAAGATGAATTAAAAAAATCTGGAACAGATTACAAAGTATACAAGTTTCCATTTGCAGCAATTGGTAAGGCACTTGCAGACGGAAATACAGGTGGATTTGTTAAATTAATTTGTGAACCAAAATATAAACAAGTATTAGGGTGTCATATTATTTCAAATACAGCAACAGATATGATTTCAGAAATTACAACTGTTATGGAATCTGAAGCTACAATTAGTGAGATTGCAAGAGCTATTCATCCTCACCCTTCATTGAGTGAAGCTATTGGTGAAGCAGCTGAAGCATTAGAATCAGGAAAACCAATTAACTTTTAAAAATTAATAATTAATATAAACACCTTATAAACTAGAACTACTAGAAAATATAATGGTGTTTTTTTGATGTATAATAAAGAGAAAACTTGATGTGTTCTATTTAAAATAGTTAGAGGTTAGAAAAATGTTAAATACGCAAATACTTATTTTTGATTTTGGAAGTCAATATACTCAATTGTTAGCAAGAAGAGTAAGAAATTTAAATGTCTATGCTGAGGTTATACCCTTTGATAAAACAAAAGAGGATTTAAAAAAATATAAAGATCTAAAAGCAATAATTTTATCTGGCGGACCAAATAGTGTCTATTTGAATGAGGCTTATAAAATCGATAAGGAAATATTTAATCTTGGAGTTCCAATATTAGGTGTTTGCTATGGTATGCAGTTAATTACTGAAATGTTTGGTGGTAAAGTTGAATTAGCTGATTCTCAAGAATTTGGTAAAGCTAAATTATATATTGATGATGAGAAAAGTCTATTATTTAAAAAAGTTAGTCAAAATTCACAAGTATGAATGAGTCATGCAGATCACTTAACAAAAATGCCTGATGGTTTTAAACAAATTGCTCATTCTGATTCATCAGTTGCAGGTATTGAAAGTGAAAAAAGGAATATCTATGGAATTCAATTTCATGCAGAAGTTACTCACTCTGAAAAAGGAATTCAAATTTTAAAAAACTTTATTTTTGACATTTCAAAATGTAAGAAAGATTGAGAAATGAAACAATTTATTGAAAACAAAATAAAAGAAATAAAAGAAATTGTTGGAGATGAGCAAGTTATTTTAGGTCTTTCTGGAGGAGTAGATTCATCAGTAGCTGCGGCTTTAATATCAAAAGCTATTGGTAGACAACTGAAATGTATTTTAGTAGATACTGGTTTATTAAGAAAAGATGAAGCTAAAAAAGTAATGGATTTATATAACAAAGAATTTGATATGGATATTAAATTGGTTGATGCAAGTCAAGAATTTTATAAAGTATTAAAAGGCCAAATTGATCCAGAAGATAAAAGAAAAACTATTGGTAAAAAATTTATTGAAGTTTTTAGTGAAGAGGCAAGAAAAATGCAAGGGGCAAAATTTTTGGCTCAGGGTACAATTTATCCAGATGTAATTGAATCATCAAGTAATGGTCATGTTTCAAAAACAATTAAATCACATCATAATGTTGGTGGCTTACCTAAAGATTTAAAATTTGATTTATTAGAACCGTTAAGAGAGTTATTTAAAGATGAAGTAAGAGCTGTGGGAAGAGAACTAGGAATTCCTGCTTTAATGATTGATCGTCATCCTTTTCCAGGACCTGGTCTTGGAGTAAGAGTTATTGGTGAAGTTACAAAGGAAAAATGCGAAATTTTAAAAGAAGCTGATGACATTTTTATTAGTAATTTAATTGAAGCTAATTTATATAATGAAGTATCTCAAGCATTTGTTACACTATTGCCTGTAAAAACAGTTGGTGTTATGGGAGATAATAGAACTTATGATTATGTGGTTGCATTGCGAAGTGTAAATACAATTGATTTTATGACAGCTTCAAGTACACACTTACCTTGAGATTTTTTAGATAAAGTTGTTAATGAAATTATTAATAAGGTGGATGGAGTTAATAGAGTAGTTTATGATATAACTTCAAAACCACCAGGAACAATAGAATGAGAATAAAGGAGAACTTGTATGAATAAAAATGATTTAAATGGAAAAATAATTAGTGAAGGTATTACTTTTGATGATGTTTTATTAGTACCAAGATATTCTGAAATATTGCCCAATGATGTTTCATTAAAAACAAAATTGACAAAAAATATAGAACTTAATATTCCAATAATAAGTTCCGCTATGGATACTGTAACTGAATCTAAGCTTGCTATTGAAATAGCAAGATGTGGTGGCATTGGAATTATTCATAAAAACTTATCAATTGAAGAACAATCTTTAGAAGTTCAAAAAGTTAAAAGAAATGAATCAGGGTTTATAACGGACCCTATTACAATTAAAAAAGAAACAATTGTTGAACAAGCAAATGAAATTATGGCGACCTATAAAATATCAGGGTTACCTGTTGTTGATGATAGTGGCAAATTAATTGGAATTCTTACAAATAGAGATTTAAAATACTTTGAAGATTTTCAAGCAAAAGTAGAAGTGATTATGACTAAAGAAAATTTAATTACAGGTAATCCATCAACTACATTAGAACAAGCAAAGGCCATTTTATTAAAAAATAGAATTGAAAAATTACCAATTGTTGATGTTAATAATACTTTAGTTGGTTTAATCACAACAAAAGATATTGATAAAGCAATTGATCATCCAAATGCTTGTAAAGATGAAAAAGGAAGATTAAGAGTTGGTGCTGCTGTTGGAGTGGGTGAAGACTTTATGCAAAGAGTTGATGAACTTGTAAAAGCCCAAGCAGATGTTATTGTTATTGATTCAGCTCATGGTCACAGTAAAGGTATTATTGATGTAATTAAAAAAATTAGAAGTAAATATAAGAACTTAGAAATAATTGCAGGAAATATTTGTACTGTGCAAGGAGCAGAGGCTTTATACAAAGCTGGTGCTAACGGAGTAAAAGTTGGAGTTGGTCCTGGAAGTATTTGTACAACAAGAGTTGTTGCTGGAGTTGGAGTTCCTCAAATAACTGCAATTAATGATGTATTTAACTGAGCCAAAGATAAAGAAATAACTATTATTGCTGATGGGGGAATTAAATATTCAGGTGATATTGTTAAAGCTCTTGCAGCAGGTGCTCATAGTGTTATGATGGGAAGTATTTTTGCAGGAACTGAAGAATCACCTGGAGAAGAAATAATTGCCAATGGTAAAAAATATAAAACTTATGTTGGAATGGGTTCACTTGTTGCTATGAAAAGAGGAAGTAGTGATCGTTATTTCCAAAAAGGTGCTAAAAAATTAGTACCTGAAGGTATTGAAGCAAGAGTTCCTTTTAAAGGAAAAATGAGAGAAGTAGTTTTCCAATTAATGGGTGGCCTAAAAAGTGGAATGGGTTATACTGGAAGTAAAACTATTGAACAACTACGCTTAGAAACTCAATTTGTAAAAATTACAAATGCTAGCTTAAAAGAAAGTCATCCTCATGATGTGGAACTTACAAAAGAAGCTCCAAACTATAATAAATAAATTTTGGTTCATTGTATGAACCTTTTGTTTTGCAAATAAAATAGAAATGAGAGGATAGTTATGAAAAAAATTAATTTAGATGATATTGCAAAAAATGCTTGAAGTAATGCTTTACTTTGTCAATGTGGAGATGAGAAGGATAATTTGGATATTCACAGAATTTGTTTAGTTTGTTTAAAAATTATGGACTACAATGAGCATTATTCACAAATAAATGTAAAAAAGCCATGAGACATTAAATTTTACAATAATGATAATTATAACTTAGTTGAATTTAGTGGTATCACAATGGCAGTTCATAAGGAGTGCTTTATAAAATAAATATAAGTACTTATATGCTAAAATTATTTTGTTATCTTTAAGGAGAGAAAAAAATGAAGAAACTTTCTGCAAATGAAATTAGAAAAATGTGACTAGATTTTTTTAAATCAAAAGATCACTATTTTTTAGAACCTGTTAGTTTAGTACCTGTAGAAGATCCAAGTTTATTATGAATAAACTCTGGAGTTGCTACTTTAAAACCATATTTCGATGGAAGAATGAACCCTCCATCACCTAGATTAACAAATTCACAAAAATCTATTAGAACAAATGATATTGAGAACGTAGGAGTTACAGCACGACATCAAACAATGTTTGAGATGTTAGGTAATTTCTCAATTGGGGATTACTTTAAGAAAGAAGCAATAGAATTTGCATGAGAACTTTTAACTTCTCCAAAGTGATTTGATATTAATCCAGATCTTTTATACATAACTGTCTTTAATGAAGATCAAGAAGCCTATGATGTTTGAACTAAAGTTATTAAAATTAAAGAAGATCATATTTTTAAAGGAACAAGAGATACTAACTTTTGAGATGTAGGACAAGGACCATGTGGACCCAATACAGAGATATTTTTTGATCGTGGTGAAAAATGAGATCCTAAAAAAATTGGATCAAAACTTTTAAAAGATGATATTGAAAATGATCGATACATTGAAATTTGAAATATTGTTTTCTCACAATTTAATAATGATGGTAATAATAATTACACAGAGTTACCAAGAAAAAATATTGATACGGGTGCTGGTTTTGAGAGATTAGTTTCAATTTTTCAAGAAGCTCCAACTAACTTTGAAACTGATATATTTTTTCCAACAATACAAGAAGTTGAAAAAATGTGTAATAAAGAGTTTAGATACTCAATTGAAAATTATTATAATGAAAATAAGGAACAAACTAAAATTAATACAGCTTTTAAAGTAATTGCTGATCATGTTAGAGCAGCTGTTTTTGCTATAAGTGATGGAGTGTTTCCTGGAAATAAAGATAGAGGATATATTATTAGGAGACTTATTAGAAGAAGTTCTGTCTATGGAAGAAAACTAGGAATTAAAGAGTCATTTTTATATAAACTAGTAGATAAAGTAATAGGGGTAATGAAAGACTTTTATCCTTATTTAATTGAAAAAAAAGATATGGTTAAAGAAGTTATTAAACAAGAGGAATTAAGATTTTTAAAAACACTTTCAAAAGGTTATGAACATTTAGAAACTATTATTAATGCAGAAAAAAAAGTAACTGGTAAAAATGCATTATTGCTTTTTGAATCTTTTGGATTTCCAATTGAATTAACTACGGAAATAGCAAATGAAGCTAATGTAAAAATTGACTTAAAAAGTTATGAAAAACTTTTGGAAGAGGCAAAACAATTAGCAAGAAACTCAAGAAAAGATGACAAGGCTTGAAATAAACAATCAGCGATTTTAACAGGTTTAAATGTTGAAAGCGAATTTGTTGGCTATGATTTAGACGAATGTGATTCAAAAGTTAACTTCATTTTTGAAGATGAAAAAAGATTAGAGTCTGTAACAAATAAAGTAGTATTTATAACTTTAACAAAAACTCCTTTTTATGCTGAAAAAGGTGGGCAAGCTGCTGATAATGGTTACTTAATTGATTCACAAGATAATCGCCACTTAGTAATGGATGTTAAAACGGGTCCAAATGGCCAACATATTCATAAGGTTCAAGTTAATGGAACTTTAAAAAATGGTGATATTGTTAAAGCAATAATTGATAGTGAAAAGCGATTCTATACTATGAAAAATCACTCAGGTACACATATTTTACAAGCAGCTCTTCAAGAGGTTCTTGGAAAAGAAACTTTACAAAATGGTAGTTATAATGATGAGAATGGTTTAAGAATTGATATTTCATATAATAGATTACCAACTCCAGAAGAAGTAGTAAAAATTCACTCAGTTATAGCAAGAGAAATTAAAAAAGAAATTCCTAGAGAAATTATTCACTGTTCATTAAAAGAAGCTATTGAAAAACATAATGCCCTAGCATTATTTACAGAAAAGTATGGTAAGAATGTTAGAGTAATTAAATTTGGATCATTTTCTTGTGAACTTTGTGGGGGAACCCATGTTGCTAATACAAAAGATATTGAAGACTTACTAATTACCAATGTTGAGTCAAAGGGAAGCGGAGTATTTAGATATCATGCAGTAACTAGTCATAAGGAAGTGAGTAGTTATTTAGAGCAGTTGTTTATTAAACAAAAATTAGAAATTCAAATTATAATAGATAAATTTAATAAATTTAAATTAAAAGTTAAAAATGATTTAATTGAAAAAGAAATTAATAAAATAATGTCTCTAAGGGCAACTAAGGAAAATTTAGTAATTATAAAACAAAAAGTAAATGATTTAAAAAACTCATTTAAGATATATCAAAAAGAAATTGAAGAAATTTTAATTGAAGAGAAATTACTAAAATATTCTGATATTATTCCTGTTAAAAAAGAGAATATAAATTTAATTGAATTAGAAACTAATAATCTAGAAATGAAAGAAATGAAATCTCTTTCAGACAAATTACAAAATAAGTTCGAAAATTTAATTATTATGCTTTGGAATACAAATGAAAAAATTTTTATTGTATCGGTGAATGATAAAATTGCAAAAGATAATAGAGCAATTGATCTATTTAATAACAATAAGAAATTTAAAGTTAAAGGTGGAGGAAATAATACATTTGCTCAAGGTAAGATAATTTAATTATTTTATATATAAACATTAATTTTAAAAATATTTTTTAAAATTAATGTTTTTTTTTTTTTTTTATCAACTATAATTAAAATAGGTGAGAAATATAATGAAGAAAGTTAGAAGTAATATAAACTTAATAATTATTTTTATTCTTCTTTTTTTAACATTTCCTATTCAAAATATCTTAAATCAAAAAACTAATATACTTATATTGTCAATATTAGTTAATGTGACTTTAATCATAATTTCTTTGTATTTCATCTCTAAATTTATTGTAAATTTACTAAAATTTATCGAAAAATATAATGATGAAATATCAAGAAAAAATTTAATAAGTTTAAGCTTATTAAATAATAATTTTAAATTTTATATAACAATGTTGGTTACCTTTTTATTTTTCATTTTTTCAATAACTCAAACCTGTATTTCAATTGAAAGAACAACAGTAATTTCAATGGAAATATATTGATGAACAAATTATAAATTTGATAGAGTAATTAACTTAGATTATATAAATATATTATTTTTTGCTCAGTTTATTTTAATAAGCTCACTTTTACTATACTCATTCTTTTATTTTATATTTTTCTTCTTTATATATTCTGTAATAAAGACTGTTTCAAAATCTAATGAAAACTTAAATCACCTTATTTATAAAAAATCTACTAAATTAAATTTATTTTTGAAAATGCTTATTAAGTATTTAAATAATATTAAACTACAAGACAAAAAAGTTGAAAATAGTTGAAAAGAAATAATAATTTTAATTAGCAATATTAAATCAAAGGAATTGAAAAGCTTTAAAAAGGCAACGACTCCTCCATTATTTTTCTAATTAAAAACTTTTTAGCGTTGTTTTTAAGTTAATCACTTAGATTTATCAAAATGGACAAAAATTTAAGTGTAAAAAATACAGAGTATAAAGAGAAACAAAATTATTTAAATAATCTCTAATGACACAATAATTTAAAAATTAAAAGGGTAAATAATAAGGAAGATAAACTATAAGATTTTAAAAAAATGAGTATAAAAAGAAAAAATACTTAATAAAATTAAGTACTTATTGAATGAAAGAAAAAAGGAGAATTTTAATTATGAAAAAATTACTAAATATATTAACATCTGTAACCTTAATTGGTTCAGCTGCAACATCAGTAGCGGCTTGTGGCGGCGGGGAAAAAAAAGACCCAGACCTTTCTACTATGCAGCAAGAAATGCTAAATGGAGCAGAGTTTATTTCAAGACTTATTGTTGCTGGAAGACATGAAAATTTAAATTACAATGTTAATGAAATATTATCAATTTTCTTAACACCAACACCAACAGCTATGAACATGCCAATTTCTTATAATTATGAAGGAAAAAGTATAAATATGGCAGCAAATATAAATAAATTTAAAAACTACTTAGCGCCTTCTTTAAATTACTATAACGGTGATAATTATGCGGGAATGTTTGCTAGTTATCTTATGGGGATGTATGAAGATGACTTTTATAATGAGATAATAAATGGTAAAAATGGAGAGTATTATTTTAGAGATACTTTTTCAAAAGCAGGTGACCAAGGCTACAATAAAAAAAATAGCAATGCTATGGGTTATGGAGCTGGATTAGGTAAGGATATTAATTTATCAAAAAATCAAGATAGAAGAAATCTAGCATGAGGAATACAAGATACAGGAGCATTATCAAATTATTTATTGAATTTGGGTTTTGATGGTGCAAATCCAACTGATACAAATGGGACATCATCACCGAAAACTAGTGCAGGTCCCAATAAAGGGGGAACAAATGGTTCTGGTTATGCATGATATAACTCTATTTTAATGAATAATGGAGCTACAAAGAGTGCAGATTATAGCCAAGGTTGAAATGCAATAGGAATTCCACTTACAAAAGGAAAATTAAAGGGAACAGACTTTAAAGCAGCAGATGATGAACTTAAATCAAGTATTAATGGAATTAGGTTTAACTCAACAGGAGCTTTAATTACAAAAGTAGCAGGAGAACAAAATATAAATGGATTTATTAGTATGTTTGGCTCAATGTTAGAAAATTTATCAGATACAAAAAATGGAGCTTTATTAACTGGAGAATTTATAAATATTTTATTTCCAATGATAAGAGGTGAAGGTGTTACTAATGCTGCAACTATAATGCAAGCTGTAGGATTATCTTTAATTTATAATGTTTGAAGTGGAATTAAAGAGATAAACTCAGAGTTAGTTTCAAACCCTGAATTATCAGAAATAATTGAAAGACTGGATGAACCAAAGAAACTATTTACATCAGTACCAATTGTAGGAGACTTACCAGTTACAGAAAATATTAAAGTTGAAGCATTATATAAAATGTCAGATAGAGACAAATCAGTAGAAAATCATGGTACAAATGCAAAGGATATTGTTTCAGTAATTGAAACTTTAACAGAAATTTATAACTCTTATTCAAATAAGCAGGATTTTAATGATAAATTTTTTATAAACAATGATGCTCCATTTTATAAATCTTATTCATTAATTAGAAAATATATAGGAGAAGAAAATTGAAAAGATGCAATGAATGGAAAAAATAATGATGGAGGTATAAACCTTTTAAATTTTGCAAAACAAGCATTTGAGATGTTAACAGAAAAAGAAGTAATTGATAAATTTGATTCTATAGTTAATGCATTTGATAATAAAAAAAGCTTTAGGGAGTTATCAAGTGTTGAAAAAAATAATTATTTAAAGTTATTAGGATGAAATGAAGAAGAAGGATATATAGAGGGATCTCTTTCAGGACGTATTTATAATGCTATGACAAACCCTGAAGTTCACGGACAAAGAGATTTTAAAAAATTCTTTGATAGTTTTAAATATTCTGTAGAAAATGCTATGGGAGAGCTTCATAAACCAGTTCTTCAATATTTAACTGATGATAAATATTGAAAGGTTAATAATTTCACAATTAATACAACAAGTAATACACAAAGAGCAGGTAAAATGGAGTTTGATTTAAATTATACTGGTAATGGAGATGTTACCTCTAATGCAAGTAAGCAAACTAAAAAGGTTGAGGTTAATGAAAAATTTAATCCATATCAAACTATTGCTGAGAATCAGAAAAAAAATTGAAAACCTGAAATTGAAAGTAAATTAGATAAAGAAAAAATTGAAAATTCAGGACAAATTTTAGGATTAAAGCAACAAGTTGTTAAAGAAGATGAACTATTGAAATACGATGGTTTAGGAAATCATTCTGATTATAAGCCAGTAAATAACTCATATAAGATAGTGTGAGAAAATATTTCTAAAAATCCTGATTCACCATATTGAGTTATTACATCCTTAAAATCATTTAATGCAAGCGGTCAAGAATTCTATAATATTTATTAATAACAATGCTTTTATTTAAAAATGGTTTAAGAAAATTATTAAAAGACTATGTCCAATTTGGAATATATTTAGTACTTATTACAATTGCTGTTATATTTACTTCAACTTTTGGTATTGTTTCTTCAAATTTAATTAGTACAAATAATGAAATAAATAGAAATTTTGAAAAGTTTGATTATTCATTTAGATATACTTCAAGTGCTTATAAATCTAATGATACTCAAACTTTTACTCCGTGATTTGCATTCAATACAGATTTAGTAAAAGATGATAAGGATAATTATTTCCCAACATTAAGTTTTGGAGATTTAGAAGAAGGTAAAATACTTAAAAGTTATGAATTTAAAGACAATTGTGAAAATAATAAGAGCCAGTGCTATGAATCTACTTTAATTTTTGAAAATAGTAGTGCTAAATATGTAAATTTTCACTTTGGAGATGTGGAGTCAAATTATGAGTATAATAATTCTGATATAGACTATCTACCAAATAAAGATCAAGCAATTACAAACTACTCAGTAGAGCAAAAAATTGAAACGGTAAAAAGCGGAGAATTTGGAGATTTTTATAGATTCAATTTGGAAGCAAAAGGTTTTAAGAAATCTTTAATAGGAAATTTATATGAAAAAAACAATAATTTTAAAGATGAATATTTAACTGAGGAATCTAAAAAAATAGCTCTACATATTTTTGATTACATGTTTTACTTAAATAATTCTGCTTTAACAAATGTAATTAAAAAAGATATTATTGATATTTATAATCAAAATAAAACTAATGCTAAGGAGCAGATTGAAGAATATATTAATAATGGATTTGGAGTAATTGATAATGAGGGTAAATATATATTCTCAAAAAATCAAAATATTATAGATGCTGAAACTGAAGAAAGAAAACTATTTTCAGAGCACGCCAGTTTTTATATTAAAAAATTTGATTCTTTCCTAACTTTTAAAACAGATATTAATGAGAATGGATATGAAATTTTAACAAATAAAGTAACTCAAAGAGATTGATTCTCAAATTATTTTGATTTATTGGGAGATTTAACAAACTTCAAAATAAGATTAACAAATGAGGCTGTTAAATGGGATTCTAGTGGAAAAAAATTTAGATATATTTCTTCATTCTATAATAATCAACAACCAAATAGTGATATTTTAGATGTTCATTTCTATAATTCGGATATATTTAAGTTATATAAAAGAACATATAATATTAATAGCTTTACAGAATATTCATTTATATCTTCTAGTGGATATGCTAAATATAATAATTTAGAATTAGGGAAAGGTTATGATATTTTTAACCATAATAATTCTAATGGTCCTTATATTATGGATGGGATTGGTGTTGACTCACTCAATGTTTATCCAACAATATATGAAGAAGATTTACTAACTAATCAGGAAAATGAAGCTATTTTTTATATAAGTAACTCTTTATTCAATAATCAATTTAATAAGGAGACAAATGAAAAAAGTTATCAGGATGTAAGTAGATCCTATTTGACTTATCAAAAATCTGATAAAAAAAATATTGAAAAGGATATAAATTTATTTAAAACTTATTTTGCAGACAATATTTTATATTTAGGACAAGTTGTTAAAAATATTGAAAATGAAAATTATTCAGAGAATTTATCGAGAGCAAATATAGAAGCTTATAAAGATACAACATTACTAAATATGAGAAGTAATTTATTTCCAGGTGTTGTAAAAGGCTTTTATGCAATAGCAATAATATTTTGTTTAATCTTTGCTAGTGCTTTAGCATTTGTTGTATACCACATTTTTAAAAAAGTTTTAGTATCTCAAAGAAGTCAAATTGGAAATTTAAAATCTCTTGGAGTCTCAAATTTTAAAATAATTTCTAATTATATGCTATATATGGCCTTTCCTATATTAATACTTGTACCAATTGGTTGGTTTATCAGTTTATTTTTACAAGTTTCCTTAATGGGAATCTTTGAAAGATATTTTAACATTCCATCAATTTTCTCAATTAATTGAAAACTTTTATTAGTTGAATTATTTGCATTTTTGGGAATTGTAAGTTTAATGGTTTTTTTAACTAGTTATTTCACTGTAAAACAATCACCTCTTATTTTATTATCACCAAGCAAAAGTAATAAGCCAAATACTTTTCTTTCAAAAAGCTTTTCAAAAATAAAAGGAATAAGTTTTACATCTAAATTAAGACTTATAATATTATCTACTGCAATAAAGGATTTAACAATATTTTTCTTAATATTATTATTTTCAAGCTCAGTTATAACTCTAGCTTCTGTAGCACCAAATACTATGAAAAATATGTCCAATGAGTATTATAAAAATATTAAATATAATAATGATTTTAGTTACAATAATATAGTTATAAATAATCCTTTGACTAGATATTCATTTTATCAAATGGATGAAGAGAATAAAGCTAAAAGTAATATAGAAGCATCTTTATTTAACACGTTAATAAAAACAAAAGAAAATGATTATAGAACTTTATTTGAAGCTGATTATTGAAAAAATGATAAAGGCATATCTTTTAGAAAAAATTTTGATAATATTCTGTTTAATAATTTGCTTACTTTTAAAGGTGGAGTTTTATCAACAGGAATAATGGATGAATTAGTTAATACAGAATCAAAAATTAGCAAAGAAAAACTAATAGCACAAAGATTTAATAATGTTTCTTGCCAAGTTATTCCTCAATTATTTGGACAACCTTCTATAACTGAGGATAAGGATTATAATGAATGTATAAAAAGTATTTCTAATAATATCTTACCTTCTACAATAAAGGAACTTTGGGATAAGGATAAGAATGAATTTAAAAATTTCTCATTCAATTTTTCAAATATTTCAGTGGATAACAAGATAGATCAAATGTATACTAAAGTTGAATCAATTATTGATGA
It encodes:
- the lpdA gene encoding dihydrolipoyl dehydrogenase — translated: MFKVKFADIGEGLTEGTVTEVLVKVGDQVKMGDALFNVETDKVTSDIYAPVDGKVATILISANQEIKVGQVVVEIDDGKGDAPKEEATSKSEPVEENASVVGATPVSNDLLSRGRTRAVPPKRSAVETIVNAVNNVNMSGLTKGKGGQVKPAPKFNSTNPENHYEVIVIGAGVGGYVSAIKCAQLGLKTLIIEKGNYGGVCLNIGCIPTKTLLKSAYLYEQITKRADKYGIKVDVTGVKADWKAIQARKDDVVNKLTTGVKGLLKKNKVTAIEGHAKAIDKNTVSVNGKKYTCDNLIVATGSVPNHFNLPGAKEAIESGWLIDSTGALALPKIPKELVIIGGGVIGIEFACVYKRLGTKVTVLQFLPTILEMLDSDVSKEMTKELLSRGNLEIIYGVNTKSFGKKEVVYEKDGKEYKIKADYCLQSVGRKVITEGFDKIGLEMNERGHINVNEYCETNIDGVYSIGDVTGKMMLAHVASHQGIIAANRIAKRLGSEHAEDLTMNFDRVPSCIYTYPEVACVGKTEDELKKSGTDYKVYKFPFAAIGKALADGNTGGFVKLICEPKYKQVLGCHIISNTATDMISEITTVMESEATISEIARAIHPHPSLSEAIGEAAEALESGKPINF
- the guaA gene encoding glutamine-hydrolyzing GMP synthase — its product is MLNTQILIFDFGSQYTQLLARRVRNLNVYAEVIPFDKTKEDLKKYKDLKAIILSGGPNSVYLNEAYKIDKEIFNLGVPILGVCYGMQLITEMFGGKVELADSQEFGKAKLYIDDEKSLLFKKVSQNSQVWMSHADHLTKMPDGFKQIAHSDSSVAGIESEKRNIYGIQFHAEVTHSEKGIQILKNFIFDISKCKKDWEMKQFIENKIKEIKEIVGDEQVILGLSGGVDSSVAAALISKAIGRQLKCILVDTGLLRKDEAKKVMDLYNKEFDMDIKLVDASQEFYKVLKGQIDPEDKRKTIGKKFIEVFSEEARKMQGAKFLAQGTIYPDVIESSSNGHVSKTIKSHHNVGGLPKDLKFDLLEPLRELFKDEVRAVGRELGIPALMIDRHPFPGPGLGVRVIGEVTKEKCEILKEADDIFISNLIEANLYNEVSQAFVTLLPVKTVGVMGDNRTYDYVVALRSVNTIDFMTASSTHLPWDFLDKVVNEIINKVDGVNRVVYDITSKPPGTIEWE
- the guaB gene encoding IMP dehydrogenase, with the translated sequence MNKNDLNGKIISEGITFDDVLLVPRYSEILPNDVSLKTKLTKNIELNIPIISSAMDTVTESKLAIEIARCGGIGIIHKNLSIEEQSLEVQKVKRNESGFITDPITIKKETIVEQANEIMATYKISGLPVVDDSGKLIGILTNRDLKYFEDFQAKVEVIMTKENLITGNPSTTLEQAKAILLKNRIEKLPIVDVNNTLVGLITTKDIDKAIDHPNACKDEKGRLRVGAAVGVGEDFMQRVDELVKAQADVIVIDSAHGHSKGIIDVIKKIRSKYKNLEIIAGNICTVQGAEALYKAGANGVKVGVGPGSICTTRVVAGVGVPQITAINDVFNWAKDKEITIIADGGIKYSGDIVKALAAGAHSVMMGSIFAGTEESPGEEIIANGKKYKTYVGMGSLVAMKRGSSDRYFQKGAKKLVPEGIEARVPFKGKMREVVFQLMGGLKSGMGYTGSKTIEQLRLETQFVKITNASLKESHPHDVELTKEAPNYNK